One genomic window of Entelurus aequoreus isolate RoL-2023_Sb linkage group LG07, RoL_Eaeq_v1.1, whole genome shotgun sequence includes the following:
- the LOC133653647 gene encoding protein lifeguard 2-like isoform X1, with protein MTQGKPALASKAPGDSSSGQSSVSPSPPSYEEATAGSSEPCHNDVETLTEFTWDDRNIRRIFIRKVYAILMIQLLVTFAIVSLFTFCDPVKDYIQTNPGWYWASYGVFFVTYLTLSCCSAPRRQFPWNLILLAIFTLALSYMTGMLSSFYNTKSVVMCLGITTAVCLLVTILSFQTKVDVTSYQGVLLIFCIVMFISGLVLAAVLPFQYVPWLDTTYAVLGAILFTMFLAFDTQLLMGNKRYTISPEEYIFATLNIYLDIVYIFSFFLQIFGTRRE; from the exons ATGACACAGGGCAAG CCTGCGCTCGCCAGCAAGGCCCCCGGTGACTCATCCAGTGGACAGTCCTCAGTGTCCCCATCTCCCCCTAGTTATGAGGAAGCTACTGCAG GTTCAAGTGAACCTTGCCACAATGACGTTGAGACGCTCACAGAGTTCACTTGGGATGATCGGAACATCCGAAGGATCTTCATACGTAAg GTTTATGCCATCCTGATGATCCAGCTCTTAGTGACCTTTGCTATTGTGTCTCTTTTCACTTTCTG tgatCCAGTGAAGGACTACATTCAAACCAACCCAGGATGGTATTGGGCCTCTTA CGGAGTGTTTTTCGTGACATATTTGACTTTGTCTTGCTGCTCTGCACCGAG GAGACAATTTCCATGGAATTTGATCCTGCTCGCCATCTTT ACACTTGCTCTATCCTACATGACAGGGATGTTGTCCAG CTTCTACAACACCAAGTCAGTGGTTATGTGTTTGGGCATCACAACTGCAGTCTGTCTCCTGGTCACAATCTTGAGTTTCCAAACTAag GTTGACGTGACATCATATCAAGGTGTGCTCCTCATCTTCTGTATTGTCATGTTTATCTCTGGACTGGTGCTTGCTGCGGTTCTTCCATTTCAATAT GTACCTTGGTTGGATACTACCTATGCCGTTTTGGGAGCCATATTGTTCACCATG TTTTTGGCATTTGACACCCAGCTCCTCATGGGGAACAAACGCTACACCATCAGCCCAGAAGAGTATATTTTTGCTACACTCAACATCTACCTGGATATAGTCTATATATTCTCCTTCTTCCTCCAGATTTTTGGAACAAGACGCgagtaa
- the LOC133653647 gene encoding protein lifeguard 2-like isoform X2, giving the protein MRKLLQVGHEKKKKKTTALDFAGVPNNVAGSSEPCHNDVETLTEFTWDDRNIRRIFIRKVYAILMIQLLVTFAIVSLFTFCDPVKDYIQTNPGWYWASYGVFFVTYLTLSCCSAPRRQFPWNLILLAIFTLALSYMTGMLSSFYNTKSVVMCLGITTAVCLLVTILSFQTKVDVTSYQGVLLIFCIVMFISGLVLAAVLPFQYVPWLDTTYAVLGAILFTMFLAFDTQLLMGNKRYTISPEEYIFATLNIYLDIVYIFSFFLQIFGTRRE; this is encoded by the exons ATGAGGAAGCTACTGCAG GTggggcatgaaaaaaaaaaaaagaaaaccactgcattagattttgcaggcgtacctaataaTGTGGCTG GTTCAAGTGAACCTTGCCACAATGACGTTGAGACGCTCACAGAGTTCACTTGGGATGATCGGAACATCCGAAGGATCTTCATACGTAAg GTTTATGCCATCCTGATGATCCAGCTCTTAGTGACCTTTGCTATTGTGTCTCTTTTCACTTTCTG tgatCCAGTGAAGGACTACATTCAAACCAACCCAGGATGGTATTGGGCCTCTTA CGGAGTGTTTTTCGTGACATATTTGACTTTGTCTTGCTGCTCTGCACCGAG GAGACAATTTCCATGGAATTTGATCCTGCTCGCCATCTTT ACACTTGCTCTATCCTACATGACAGGGATGTTGTCCAG CTTCTACAACACCAAGTCAGTGGTTATGTGTTTGGGCATCACAACTGCAGTCTGTCTCCTGGTCACAATCTTGAGTTTCCAAACTAag GTTGACGTGACATCATATCAAGGTGTGCTCCTCATCTTCTGTATTGTCATGTTTATCTCTGGACTGGTGCTTGCTGCGGTTCTTCCATTTCAATAT GTACCTTGGTTGGATACTACCTATGCCGTTTTGGGAGCCATATTGTTCACCATG TTTTTGGCATTTGACACCCAGCTCCTCATGGGGAACAAACGCTACACCATCAGCCCAGAAGAGTATATTTTTGCTACACTCAACATCTACCTGGATATAGTCTATATATTCTCCTTCTTCCTCCAGATTTTTGGAACAAGACGCgagtaa
- the LOC133653648 gene encoding protein lifeguard 2-like isoform X2: protein MRKLLQVGHEKKKKKTTALDFAGVPNNVAGSSEPCYNDVETLTEFTWDDRNIRRIFIRKVYAILMIQLLVTFAIVSLFTFCDPVKDYIQTNPGWYWASYGVFFVTYLTLSCCSAPRRQFPWNLILLAIFTLALSYMTGMLSSFYNTKSVVMCLGITTAVCLLVTILSFQTKVDVTSYQGVLLIFCIVMFISGLVLAAVLPFQYVPWLDTTYAVLGAILFTMFLAFDTQLLMGNKRYTISPEEYIFATLNIYLDIVYIFSFFLQIFGTRRE, encoded by the exons ATGAGGAAGCTACTGCAG GTggggcatgaaaaaaaaaaaaagaaaaccactgcattagattttgcaggcgtacctaataaTGTGGCTG GTTCAAGTGAACCTTGCTACAATGACGTTGAGACGCTCACAGAGTTCACTTGGGATGATCGGAACATCCGAAGGATCTTCATACGTAAg GTTTATGCCATCCTGATGATCCAGCTCTTAGTGACCTTTGCTATTGTGTCTCTTTTCACTTTCTG tgatCCAGTGAAGGACTACATTCAAACCAACCCAGGATGGTATTGGGCCTCTTA CGGAGTGTTTTTCGTGACATATTTGACTTTGTCTTGCTGCTCTGCACCGAG GAGACAATTTCCATGGAATTTGATCCTGCTCGCCATCTTT ACACTTGCTCTATCCTACATGACAGGGATGTTGTCCAG CTTCTACAACACCAAGTCAGTGGTTATGTGTTTGGGCATCACAACTGCAGTCTGTCTCCTGGTCACAATCTTGAGTTTCCAAACTAag GTTGACGTGACATCATATCAAGGTGTACTCCTCATCTTCTGTATTGTCATGTTTATCTCTGGACTGGTGCTTGCTGCGGTTCTTCCATTTCAATAT GTACCTTGGTTGGATACTACCTATGCCGTTTTGGGAGCCATATTGTTCACCATG TTTTTGGCATTTGACACCCAGCTCCTCATGGGGAACAAACGCTACACCATCAGCCCAGAAGAGTATATTTTTGCTACACTCAACATCTACCTGGATATAGTCTATATATTCTCCTTCTTCCTCCAGATTTTTGGAACAAGACGCgagtaa
- the LOC133653648 gene encoding protein lifeguard 2-like isoform X1, protein MTQGKPALASKAPGDSSSGQSSVSPSPPSYEEATAGSSEPCYNDVETLTEFTWDDRNIRRIFIRKVYAILMIQLLVTFAIVSLFTFCDPVKDYIQTNPGWYWASYGVFFVTYLTLSCCSAPRRQFPWNLILLAIFTLALSYMTGMLSSFYNTKSVVMCLGITTAVCLLVTILSFQTKVDVTSYQGVLLIFCIVMFISGLVLAAVLPFQYVPWLDTTYAVLGAILFTMFLAFDTQLLMGNKRYTISPEEYIFATLNIYLDIVYIFSFFLQIFGTRRE, encoded by the exons ATGACACAGGGCAAG CCTGCGCTCGCCAGCAAGGCCCCCGGTGACTCATCCAGTGGACAGTCTTCAGTGTCCCCATCTCCCCCTAGTTATGAGGAAGCTACTGCAG GTTCAAGTGAACCTTGCTACAATGACGTTGAGACGCTCACAGAGTTCACTTGGGATGATCGGAACATCCGAAGGATCTTCATACGTAAg GTTTATGCCATCCTGATGATCCAGCTCTTAGTGACCTTTGCTATTGTGTCTCTTTTCACTTTCTG tgatCCAGTGAAGGACTACATTCAAACCAACCCAGGATGGTATTGGGCCTCTTA CGGAGTGTTTTTCGTGACATATTTGACTTTGTCTTGCTGCTCTGCACCGAG GAGACAATTTCCATGGAATTTGATCCTGCTCGCCATCTTT ACACTTGCTCTATCCTACATGACAGGGATGTTGTCCAG CTTCTACAACACCAAGTCAGTGGTTATGTGTTTGGGCATCACAACTGCAGTCTGTCTCCTGGTCACAATCTTGAGTTTCCAAACTAag GTTGACGTGACATCATATCAAGGTGTACTCCTCATCTTCTGTATTGTCATGTTTATCTCTGGACTGGTGCTTGCTGCGGTTCTTCCATTTCAATAT GTACCTTGGTTGGATACTACCTATGCCGTTTTGGGAGCCATATTGTTCACCATG TTTTTGGCATTTGACACCCAGCTCCTCATGGGGAACAAACGCTACACCATCAGCCCAGAAGAGTATATTTTTGCTACACTCAACATCTACCTGGATATAGTCTATATATTCTCCTTCTTCCTCCAGATTTTTGGAACAAGACGCgagtaa
- the LOC133653640 gene encoding molybdate-anion transporter-like yields the protein MLVTAYLAIFLLLLLCAGLELAARRLTPPQPTQTAAANPAFVRFQSVFLRAYLLALWADWLQGPYLYKLYRHYSFLESQIAIIYVCGLASSVLFAPFSGWLPQALGRRQTCLLFCLTYSACCLTKLSRDYFVLIVGRILGGLSTSLLSTTFEAWYVQRHVNVHDFPKEWIPSTFNKAATWNHGLAVGAGLMANLLAEWLHLGPVAPFLLAVPCLLCCAWVVVTDWGKEEAEGPESDKQMLLLGAPNGGLTRPSAKARFSRSCHDGLRCLLSDKRVMLLGGVQALFESVLYIFVFLWTPVLDPHGPPLGIVFSCLMAASMAGSLMYRLATSSHYRLQPGHVLCLAVLMAFFSLYMLTFSTAPGQPRPHESFLAFLLLELACGLYFPAVSFLQSRVIPEEKRAGVLAWFRLPLHLLACLGLLALHGEVSGTGGGEDGGGTRHMFGGCAVMMLAALMAVVGLFTIGRNDSDLRLEGAKGEGEM from the coding sequence ATGTTGGTGACAGCATACCTTGCCATATTCCTGCTGCTTCTCCTGTGTGCTGGCCTGGAGCTCGCAGCACGTCGTCTCACCCCACCTCAGCCGACTCAGACGGCTGCAGCCAACCCAGCCTTCGTCCGCTTCCAGAGCGTCTTCCTCCGGGCCTATCTGTTGGCCCTATGGGCGGACTGGCTCCAGGGTCCTTACCTGTATAAGCTCTACCGCCACTACAGCTTCTTGGAGTCCCAGATAGCCATCATTTATGTATGTGGCTTGGCCTCTTCTGTGTTGTTTGCTCCTTTTTCAGGATGGCTCCCCCAAGCTTTGGGCCGCAGACAGACTTGTCTGCTCTTCTGTCTGACTTACTCTGCTTGCTGCCTCACCAAGCTGTCCAGGGACTATTTTGTTTTGATCGTAGGTCGCATCCTGGGAGGTCTGTCCACATCCTTGCTCTCCACCACATTTGAGGCCTGGTATGTCCAACGGCATGTCAACGTCCACGATTTCCCCAAGGAGTGGATCCCCAGCACCTTCAACAAAGCTGCCACGTGGAACCATGGGCTCGCCGTGGGAGCTGGCTTAATGGCTAACTTGCTAGCTGAGTGGCTCCACTTGGGGCCGGTGGCGCCCTTCCTCCTGGCTGTCCCCTGTTTGCTGTGCTGTGCCTGGGTGGTGGTAACAGACTGGGGTAAGGAAGAAGCAGAAGGACCTGAAAGTGACAAACAGATGCTTCTTCTAGGCGCTCCAAATGGAGGTTTGACCCGTCCATCCGCAAAGGCCCGGTTCTCACGCAGCTGCCATGATGGACTTCGTTGTTTGCTTTCAGACAAGAGAGTCATGCTCCTGGGTGGCGTACAGGCTCTATTTGAAAGTGTCCTCtacatctttgtttttttgtggACCCCGGTACTGGACCCTCACGGACCTCCTTTGGGAATAGTGTTCTCCTGTCTGATGGCTGCCAGTATGGCTGGCTCCTTGATGTACCGCCTAGCCACCTCCTCACACTATCGTCTACAGCCCGGCCATGTACTCTGTTTGGCCGTTTTGATGGCCTTCTTCTCTttatacatgctaactttttccacCGCGCCAGGACAACCAAGACCGCATGAATCTTTCCTTGCTTTCCTGCTGCTGGAGCTGGCATGTGGACTTTACTTCCCCGCAGTCAGCTTCCTCCAGAGCAGGGTGATTCCCGAGGAGAAGCGGGCTGGAGTGCTGGCCTGGTTCCGCCTACCTCTGCACCTGCTGGCCTGTCTGGGTCTGCTGGCGCTCCACGGCGAGGTGTCGGGGACAGGGGGCGGGGAGGACGGCGGCGGTACCAGACACATGTTTGGAGGCTGTGCAGTCATGATGCTGGCGGCTTTGATGGCTGTTGTTGGTCTGTTCACGATAGGCAGGAACGACTCGGACCTCAGACTTGAGGGAGCCAAGGGAGAGGGCGAGATGTAG